DNA sequence from the Bradyrhizobium diazoefficiens genome:
GAAGAGCTCGCACGCCGCTTCGAAGTCTCGGCGCAGACCATCCGCAAGGACCTCAACGATCTCTGCGAGCGCCGTTCGCTGACCCGCATCCATGGCGGCGCCATCATCGCCTCCGGCGTGGAAAACCTGGCCTATGAGGCGCGCCGCTTCGTCGCGGCCGACGAGAAGAAGGCGATCGGGGCTGCGGCCGCCTCCCTGATCCCGAACGGCTGCTCGCTCTTCATCAACATCGGCACCACGACCGAGGAGGTGGCGAGCGCGCTGACCTCGCACGAGGATCTGTTGGTCATCACCAACAATCTCAACGTCGCGATGCTGCTCTACCGCCATCCCCGCATCGAGGTGGTGGTCGCCGGCGGCACGGTGCGGCGCGCGGACGGCGCCGTGGTCGGCTCGACCGCAACGCAGCTGATCGGCCAGTTCAAGGTCGACTACGCCATCATCGGCGCCTCCGCGATCGACGAAGAGGGCGCGCTGCTCGATTTCGACTATCGCGAGGTGCAGGTGGCGCAGGCCATCATCGCCAATGCCCGCAGCGTTATGCTGGTCGCCGATTCCACCAAGCTTCGACGCAGCGCGCCCGTGCGCATCGCGCATATGAGCCAGATCCAGACCTTCGTCACCGACCAGGAACTGCCCGAGCCGCTTGCCACGATTTGCCACAGCAAGGGCATTGAGGTGGTGGAGGCAATGCCGAAGGGCGCGGATATCGACGATACCCAGGCTGATGCGCAGGACGCCGCGCCCGAAGCCGCGCCGGTAGTGCGGCTGCGATAGGGGCTCACGCGTCCCTCCACGGGTTGAGCAGCGGTACGCCCGTAGGTTCGAAATCCCCTACATTGCGCGTGACAACCGTCAATCCGTGAACAAGTGCAGTCGCTGCGATGAGAGCGTCGCGTTCCGCCCGCGGATTGGGAACGTGAAGTTGCGCACAGCGCTGTGCCACGGCCGTGTCGATGGTCAGGATGCGCCCCTCAAAGCGAGTCAGAACTTGACCATCGACCCACGCGCGCAAGAGAGCGCCCTGCTCGGCGTCCCTGCGTTCGATCAGACGGGCGCCAAGTTCAATCTCGAGAATCGAGATGACAGATATGAAGAAATTCGCCACGGGAGCTGCATTGGCCCAAGCGACGACGTTGCGATCGGCCTTATCCGGTCGCCTCAGTTCGGAAATGACATTGGTATCCAGTAGAAACATCAATCGAGATCGGCGGGCCTGAAGACCCCGCCGGGCACGCGAGGCGGATCGAAATCAAAGTCCGCGCTTGTTTGTGCCAGAGCTTCGGCAAGGCTCATGTGTTCGCCGCTCAGGCGCAGATAGTCTTCCATCGTCAGCAGCACATGGGCCGGGCGGCCGCGATCCGTAATGAAGACGGGTCCTTGCGATGCAGCTTTTTTCGCGCCGCTGGTGTCCTGATTGAATTCTCGGCTG
Encoded proteins:
- a CDS encoding type II toxin-antitoxin system prevent-host-death family antitoxin gives rise to the protein MVTTLTSREFNQDTSGAKKAASQGPVFITDRGRPAHVLLTMEDYLRLSGEHMSLAEALAQTSADFDFDPPRVPGGVFRPADLD
- a CDS encoding DeoR/GlpR family DNA-binding transcription regulator, whose translation is MTGLTHRQAEILNIARASGRVMVEELARRFEVSAQTIRKDLNDLCERRSLTRIHGGAIIASGVENLAYEARRFVAADEKKAIGAAAASLIPNGCSLFINIGTTTEEVASALTSHEDLLVITNNLNVAMLLYRHPRIEVVVAGGTVRRADGAVVGSTATQLIGQFKVDYAIIGASAIDEEGALLDFDYREVQVAQAIIANARSVMLVADSTKLRRSAPVRIAHMSQIQTFVTDQELPEPLATICHSKGIEVVEAMPKGADIDDTQADAQDAAPEAAPVVRLR
- a CDS encoding type II toxin-antitoxin system VapC family toxin, whose product is MFLLDTNVISELRRPDKADRNVVAWANAAPVANFFISVISILEIELGARLIERRDAEQGALLRAWVDGQVLTRFEGRILTIDTAVAQRCAQLHVPNPRAERDALIAATALVHGLTVVTRNVGDFEPTGVPLLNPWRDA